catacaaagcaaacaaaaccagattgGTTTCTCATATTCATGGGAGCTTGTCTGCTCTGCTGTTTTTAGATGGGGCGGGTGCGGGGGGATTATGCATTACAACTATCTGAGGTGACTTAAGGATAAATTAGTGTTTATGAAACAACACTGCAAGACACTGAAACACTCAGTAAAGAGACAGATCTGGTGAGGAAGCAGGATTCTGCCTTTGCTGTTGCCGTGACACTATCAACTCATTCAGTAGTGTCAGGTGTAGAAGTGGTAGCTCAGTCCTATGGTACAATCAATGCCCTGAGACACTGTATGTGGCACCCTTTGATTCATTTCGCAAGAATACCGATTTAGACTTTGATCACTTATTTATATCCATTAGTTGTAAGATTTACCACTACCCCCTTTATTAATTATGGGGTTGCTGCTTCttaatattgctttttattttgataaactTTTCCGTTTTGCTTGTAAACTGTTGAATAGTGAAACGTTTTTGTTGTAGTAGTGTACATCATGTGTAAATATCTAGAGAGTAGTTTCTCAACTCAGCTGTAAAAAGAAGAGACCTGCTTTTAACAGACACACCATTGACTTCTTTTACTACCACCGTAGAGGAAGATAGTGTAAAATTCTTGCAGGTTAACTTGAACAGAATTGTAAGACTatctatgaaaaaaagaaaattggatATTGctgatttctctgtgtgtgcatgtacacaGATATATAAATTACAATTCATGCCACAGAAGTTCTTTGTTTAAACTGACTTAAGACTTGATTCTCATCCTTTGTTAAGATCTAATCAGGAACCGGCTATTGAGATATCCTGCAGTACGGAGTGGGCTGCGTTTTGAAGCATATGGAACATGGCGATTTCTGCACTGCAGTTTAATTTGTGCTTATTGTACTCTGAGGGTAACTGTTGCTCAGGTATATGGGTTGTGGGCATAATGTGGTCTTATAATAATGAATAAAACAGGGAGTTTAGTTCTCTGATTGCTTTTACCTAGAAGAAAGCTATGCAGGGATAATTGAATTATAACTGTGAAATTTCCAAGAAACCAGGTCCTCTCAGTGCAGTTGTAAGTGCTACATGTTTGATAGCTAGAAGTGTATGTTAAGAACGCTTATTAAACATAAGCAAACATGGTGAATTAATCTAGATTACAGACAAGAATCttgcttccttctcccttctcaGTGTTAATGCCCTTTCCATCATCCTGTtaaaaatgacaacaaaacTCCATTAATTTGTTTAGTCAGCAGGAGACTGTCAGGGTTGCTTGGCCTCAAAAAGGTGACCTGGCATAATTAAGATTTACATATCTGATTCAAGAGTTTATATCAATGCAGTTGGCAAGATAGATCTGCATAAAActaaagctgagaaaaagatgatgaagagTGAAATGATGGAACTCTTCCTTCATGTGGACAGGTGTACTGTGGGAAGAGAACACAGCTCCCGTGGCCCCCAGTTAGTTAGCTGATCTTACACCAAGAATATTACACCTATTAACGGCTCATTTGAAAGCAGGCACATGAGCTGGTTCTTCGCATGCCTGTGCATCTGTTGGAGCTTACAGTAGTGTTTTAGTTTCCAAACAAGCTGTTTTCTTCAGCACTGTTGATGCTGGTTTAGACAGTTTATGAAGTACAGAGGGATTAGTTGTGTTTATCTCTAACAACAGTTCACATAAGGCAACCTacaactttttgttgttgttgttgtttttcagaGACATCAGAATCATGGAGGGGCTCTTGCATTACATAAATCCAGCACATGCCATTTCACTTCTAAGCGCACTGAATGAGGAGCGTCTAAAGGGACAGCTGTGTGATGTTGTTCTTATAGTCGGAGATCAGAAATTTCGAGCTCATAAAAATGTCCTGGCTGCCAGCAGTGAATACTTCCAGACTCTGTTCACAAATAAAGAGAACGAGTCTCAGTCAGTGTTTCAACTTGACTTTTGTGAACCAGATGCTTTTGATAATGTGTTAAACTACATTTATTCTTCATCCTTGTTCATTGAGAAAGGGAGTCTTGCAGCTGTGCAAGAACTGGGCTACAGTCTTGGAATATCCTTTCTTACAAACATTGTTTCTAAGAGCCCTCAAGCTCCTTTTCCAGCTTGCCCTattaagaaaatactgtatCAAGATGAAGACGAAAGTAGTTCTCAGAAGAGGAGTGTCATTGTTTGTCAGAACAGAATTGAAGCGCAAGCGAAAAGTGTAAATCAAACACAACATGATTTAAGCCATACTAGCCATACTTCTAAACCTTCACCCTCTGTTCCTGCCAAAACTAGCAGTAGACCACAAGTAACAAAACCAACTGAAACCCTTCACAACTTATCACTGACTGAAAGGAGATGGCTGAAAGAAAGCCCTGTGAGCTATACCAAGCTTCATGAAACTTCTGGAACCGTGGAGGATCAGAGCAGAGGTGCTTTAGTGAAACGGAACACAGTACTGCCTCAAATGCCTttagcagagaaagaaattgcAAGCGATGAACCAGGAAGCAGTGGTCAGCTTTTAAGAGGAAAGACCACAGAGGTGCCATTAAAAAGACCACGTCCGCCAGTCTTGTCTCTGCGTGGCGCATCAGATTCTACATTTTTGTTGCgagaggcaggaaaaggaaatgggCAAGGTGAAGACAGGAATTTGCTATACTACTCAAAGTTAGGGCTAGTAATCCCATCTAGTGGATCTGGTCCAGAACACCAAAGTATTGACAGAAGTGGGCCACTTGTAAAAAGTCTCCTTCGAAGGTCACTGTCCATGGACAGCCAGGTTCCTATTTACTCACCTTCTGTTGACCTAAAACCTTCACAGGCATCATCATCCTCCTCTCCGGGAACTAATGATTCCCAGAAGACATTTAATGTTGTAGCTCAGAAGTCATCCTTGAAAGAATCATCAGAGAAGTTAGTCTTAGATGAAAAACCACAGGTAATACACCCACATCGCCTTAGGTCTTTCAGTGCCTCTCAGTCAACTGATAGGGAGGTTGCTTCCCCTCTCACAGAGGTACGAATAAAAACTGAACCTAGCAGTCCACTTTCAGATCCCGCTGAAATAATAAGAATTACAGTGGGTGATGCTTCAGCATCAACAAATAAagactttccttttaaaactgaGGATGATCACAAGGAACCAAGCAGACTTCCAGCAAAAAGGAGATTTCAAACTGATAGAAGACTACCATTTAAGAAATTGAAGGTGGATGAGCAGGGTTCTCCTGGGTCAGAAGATAACTTTGAGGAAGGCTCAAGCCCTACGCATCTTGATGCTGATTTTCCTGATTCTGATGTCAGTAAAGAGGAATACAGTGAGATGGAAGAAGCAAGaccaaataaaaaatttaaatgcaagCACTGCCTTAAAATTTTCAGATCAACAGCAGGTCTTCATCGTCATGTTAACATGTATCATAATCCAGAGAAGCCCTATGCTTGTGACATATGCCACAAGAGATTTCACACAAATTTCAAAGTGTGGACACACTGCCAGACACAACATGGAATTGTGAAGAATCCCTCACCTGCTTCCAGTTCACATGCTGTTTTGGATGAAAAATTCCAAAGAAAACTGATCGATatagtgagagagagagaaattaaaaaagctcTAATAGTTAAACTAAGACGTGGCAAGCAAGGTTTTCAGGGACAGTCTGCTTCACAAGCACAACAAGTCATCAAAAGGAATTTAAGATCAAGAACCAAAGGAGCCTATATTTGTACCTACTGTGGGAAAGCTTATCGTTTCCTCTCGCAATTTAAACAGCACATAAAAATGCACCCAGGGGAGAAACCAATTGGAGGAAATAAGGCTTCTAAGCAGAAAGATCATATTCATATTGAAAGCCCAGTAGAAAACAAAGAGGTTTATCAGTGCCGTCTCTGCAATGCTAAGCTTTCTTCGCTTATTGAACAGGGAAATCATGAGCGACTCTGCAGAAACGCTACTGTCTGTCCTTACTGCAGCCTTAGGTTTTCATCTCCAGAGCTGAAGCATGAGCATGAAAGCAAATGTGAATACAAGAAGCTTACTTGTCTTGAGTGTATGCGTACCTTTAAGTCATCCTTTAGTATTTGGCGTCATCAAGTTGAAGTTCACAATCAAAACACAATGGCTCCATTAGAGAACTTTTCGTTACCTATCCTGGATCACAACGGAGAAATAACTAGTTCGTCAAGATTGCCTCCTCAGTCAGAATCCAATAAAATGAACAATTTTGTTGCGGCAAAGGAAGACGGTGTATTCAGTGATTCGTCAGAACAAATAAATTTTGATTCCGAAGATTCCTCCTGCCTACCTGAAGACTTAAGTGTTTCCAAGCAGTTTAAAATTCAGATCAAAGAAGAGCCTGCAGATGATATCGAGGATGAGGTCACTGAAACAAGCAGAGAACCTAAGGAAGTAGTCTCCAACAAAGATGCTGGTTTGTGGCCCTGTGAAAAGTGTGGGAAGATTTTCACTGTACGCAAACAGCTGGAGCGTCACCAAGAGCTCTTATGCTCCGTGAAGCCATTTATTTGTCACGTGTGCAACAAGGCCTTCCGAACCAATTTCCGTCTGTGGAGTCACTTCCAGTCTCATATGtcacaggctgcagaggagTCCACAAATAAGGAGCCTGAGATATGCCCACCAGCTAAttccccatcaccaccaccctTACCTCCACCTCCACCCCTTCCCAAAATCCAGCCTTTGGAGCCTGATAGTCCAACAGGCTTGTCTGAAAGCTCCACTactactgaaaaattatttgtaccACAGGAGTCAGATACACTCTTCTATCATGCTCCACCACTCTCAGCAATCACATTCAAAAGACAATACATGTGCAAACTCTGTCATAGGACTTTCAAGACAGCTTTTAGTCTTTGGAGCCATGAACAGACACACAATTAGCTTTAATGGATATCTTAAAAAGCTGGTTCAGTGGAGGCTGTGTTCAGGATCTCAGACGTATGCCATATAAACTAGAAATCTGAAAGGATCAAAATGACAACAGCGATG
The Phalacrocorax aristotelis chromosome 1, bGulAri2.1, whole genome shotgun sequence DNA segment above includes these coding regions:
- the ZBTB21 gene encoding zinc finger and BTB domain-containing protein 21, which gives rise to MEGLLHYINPAHAISLLSALNEERLKGQLCDVVLIVGDQKFRAHKNVLAASSEYFQTLFTNKENESQSVFQLDFCEPDAFDNVLNYIYSSSLFIEKGSLAAVQELGYSLGISFLTNIVSKSPQAPFPACPIKKILYQDEDESSSQKRSVIVCQNRIEAQAKSVNQTQHDLSHTSHTSKPSPSVPAKTSSRPQVTKPTETLHNLSLTERRWLKESPVSYTKLHETSGTVEDQSRGALVKRNTVLPQMPLAEKEIASDEPGSSGQLLRGKTTEVPLKRPRPPVLSLRGASDSTFLLREAGKGNGQGEDRNLLYYSKLGLVIPSSGSGPEHQSIDRSGPLVKSLLRRSLSMDSQVPIYSPSVDLKPSQASSSSSPGTNDSQKTFNVVAQKSSLKESSEKLVLDEKPQVIHPHRLRSFSASQSTDREVASPLTEVRIKTEPSSPLSDPAEIIRITVGDASASTNKDFPFKTEDDHKEPSRLPAKRRFQTDRRLPFKKLKVDEQGSPGSEDNFEEGSSPTHLDADFPDSDVSKEEYSEMEEARPNKKFKCKHCLKIFRSTAGLHRHVNMYHNPEKPYACDICHKRFHTNFKVWTHCQTQHGIVKNPSPASSSHAVLDEKFQRKLIDIVREREIKKALIVKLRRGKQGFQGQSASQAQQVIKRNLRSRTKGAYICTYCGKAYRFLSQFKQHIKMHPGEKPIGGNKASKQKDHIHIESPVENKEVYQCRLCNAKLSSLIEQGNHERLCRNATVCPYCSLRFSSPELKHEHESKCEYKKLTCLECMRTFKSSFSIWRHQVEVHNQNTMAPLENFSLPILDHNGEITSSSRLPPQSESNKMNNFVAAKEDGVFSDSSEQINFDSEDSSCLPEDLSVSKQFKIQIKEEPADDIEDEVTETSREPKEVVSNKDAGLWPCEKCGKIFTVRKQLERHQELLCSVKPFICHVCNKAFRTNFRLWSHFQSHMSQAAEESTNKEPEICPPANSPSPPPLPPPPPLPKIQPLEPDSPTGLSESSTTTEKLFVPQESDTLFYHAPPLSAITFKRQYMCKLCHRTFKTAFSLWSHEQTHN